The following DNA comes from Triticum aestivum cultivar Chinese Spring chromosome 3D, IWGSC CS RefSeq v2.1, whole genome shotgun sequence.
AGGCCTATGACCATGGTGAAGAAGACGACGCCCACGAAAGCGACCATGCAGATGCAGAAGTCGAACTTGTCGACCCTGTAGAGGCGGATGAACTCCTTGACCTTGATCAGCCCGATCATGGCGACCACGATGATGGAGGAGAGGGCCACCAGCGGGGTGTACTTGAACAGAGGGGccaggaacagcagcaccagcaatATGCACACCGACATCACCACGTTGGACATGGGCGTCTTGCACCCGGCGTCGAAGTTGACCGCCGACTTGGAGAAGGGCCCTGGAACGCACAACAAACGCAGCCTTGTCATTGCCAAGAGTCACAGATTCATCAGGCAAGACATGTCGCTCTCTTGTCTCTGAAGAGAATCTGCAGTGCAGAGGCTGCTGGCAGGTTTAATCCTAAGCAGTAGTACGTACCTGTGGTGAGGTAACAGGAGGTGAAAGAACCGACGATGTTCATCATGCCGAACGCGATCATCTCCTTGTTACCGTCGATCTGTTCGTTCTTGATCATGGCCAAACTTCGTCCCACGGCTATTCCTTCCTGAAAATGATCAACgtgtatatacatatatatataagtCGATGATAAACGCTTGGCTCGGCGGAAAGATTGAAGAATTCGTCATGGCTAGACGTACTGCGAGAGCTAGGATCCCAGACAAGAGCCCTGCTTTCACAACTACCCCTACGTGCTTGCCGTTGAACCTCAACTGTGAAATGGAGATGGGATTAATCCCTTTCTTGAGGTCACCAACCTGTTGCACACAGCGAACAAAGACATGGTGTAGTTAGGCAGGCAGAAACTGAAATAGATCTTGGCTTTCAGGTCTTAACAGCACATATGAAAGTAGGTAAATGGAGGGCGACGACTTACGATTGGGATGCCGTGCTCATCACCGTGGACAAGGAAATCAAAGACGCCTCCGATGACGACAACCATGAACGGCGCAATGGCCGACACCCAGAATAAATGTGGCATtttctttttctgaatttttgcaaGTCAGAAGGAAAAAAAAAAGGAGGAAATCAGCAGTGGATTAGGGTAGCATATACTGCTTTTGACTAGATTCGAGTATCGTCCAAGTAAAATCCCCACTTACCAGATGCTTACTGGAGAACAAGAACAAGATGAAGCATACGCCGAGAATTGCACTCTGCCATCTCCactagcaaaaaaaaaaaaaaaaaaagaggagacaGATGGTCCAGTTGAGAATCCCATGGCTGGTGCAGTTGCCATCAGAGATCGTTTGTTTCAAAAGCAACAACGTGGCACTGCTACACGTCGACTTCTCATGTGCACAAATGGGCGTAGAACATGGTCATAGGTCTGTCCAAAACGAGACGCCGCTTCCTAGGCAGAAGCTAATATGCTTGTTTGTTTccctaaaaaaaatcaaatttgtttGCCTGTTCGTACGTTACTTACACTTGAATAAATACAGTATATGGGTGTGTGTGCAGGGGCCGACGGtgatccttcttttctaaaaaagaAATTCATACGTTCACGGTTATTATTCCTACATGGGAGAAGTTCCTTTTTCTTGCTATACAGGGTTATTCCTCGGAGAAGTTCCAGGGGCGGTTACAGCAACTTCCTTGCGATATGCTAGCGCAGTCACGCCTTTCTAGTTCCTAGGGCGCGGCTGCATGCTACTTGTGGTAGTTGGCACATTCACGAGACGGGGGCGCTAAAAATGGAACAGAAACTACCGGACCAGAAAAAACCTGGAAAATAGAGGAGTGGCGAAGAACCAGTCCTCGTTGTGCAGTGCCGGCCGGCGGCAGAGGGAGAAGTGCGCAGTGGTGCTACGTCTACGTGGGATGATGAGCGAATTGAAAGGGAGATCACCTCGTGTCTGTATTTGAAGATGGAGCCTACGACGGAGATGAGGTCGGTCTTGGAGGTGAAGTGCTTCATCCCCAGAAGCCCCTTGAGCTGCTGCATTATGATGATCATCGCCGTGCCGCCCATGAACCCCGTGATCGTCGACCGCGACAGGAAATCCACTATCAGCCCTAATCTTCACCACCATAACTCTCCACAGTCAGTTAGTTAAAGACGATCGTCATAACGGACGGAATGACTGATGATTTGGTAGCGCATATAGGGGTATACCTGAAGACGCCTAGGGCCGTCTGGAAGATGCCGGTGAAGAAGGCGGCGGTGTAGAAGAGGTGCAGGTAGAGCTCCGGGTTGTCCTCGGGCGACACCTCGTCCTCGATGATGGACGCCAGCAGCAGggacgccgccgccaccgtgccCACCGCCAGGTTGTTGGAGCTCCCGAACACCGCGTACAGCAGCGGCGGCACGAAGCTCGAATCTGGAACACACCCATCCGTCGAGTACAAATTATATTAGTCGGCGCGCATGCAACGCAACCGTATACGTACGTCCAAATCTCAACCGTGCGTGACGAGCGAAGCGATCGGAGAAGAACGTACAGAGGCCGATGATGGGCGGGAGGTTGGCGAGGCGCGCGTAGCTGATGCCCTGCGGGATGGCGAGGCTGGCGATGGTGATGCCGGCGAGGAGGTCGAACTTGAACTTGTCGATGCCGTACTGGGGCACCCACTCCAGCGCCGGCACGAAGTACTTGAGCGCGCCCCACGCCCGCTCCTTGGGCGGCAGCGCGCCGAACCCGCGGAACGGGTCGTCCGGGAAGAAGGTCTCGGCGAGGCCCGACCGCAGCGCCTCCGAGAAGGGGCGCCGCGCCGACAGGTTCACGCCGCCGCCCTGGTGCATCACGTGCCGGTCGTCGTCGCCGGACGCCGTCCCCATGTCACGACTGTGTTGTCACTACGCGCCCAGACCCAGATCGCGTCGGACGGCGGATCCGGACGGCCTTGGGAGCGAAGCAGAGTGAGTCGCCAATGGGACGGCGGTGGAGAGAGAGAGGTAAACCAGAGGGTGGGCGCGGTCCAGTCGGAACTGTTCCTGCTCGGTGTGTGGCTGATCTCCTCTCTCGCCTAATTATGGGTTGTGTTAGCGGCGGGGCAGAGCAGGCCAAGACGAAGACGGAGCGAGTGTGTGTGGGTTATGCGGAGGGGGCGGGTGCGTGTGCGCGCGCCCCTGCCCTGTTTGTACGTGCGCCGGGTCAGTTGTGCTCCGATCGGGCGCGCGCATGGCGGTTTATATAGACGGTTCGAGGCGCTCGACGacggggagggggaggagggaacCGATCAACGACGTGGGGCGCGCGCGGCGGTTTTGGAGGTGGTGCCGTGGATCGATATGCATGTGTGACGCGACTGCTGATGCTCAACTGCCCGCTTGCTGACGGGAGGTTACTGTGGCGCCCGCCTGCATGCACCACAGGATCTGAGCGTACGTGCGCGAGTTAACTTTGCGACTTGGACGAGGATTAGGCGAAATCCTGATGCGTTAGCGACGGCACTGGAAAGTTGTGGCCGGAAAAGAGTTTACTCTCTCGCATGCAATTAGGATCAAATTGTACAAGTAACTGTGCAAAAGCGACCCGGATGTTTCCGCATGTGCGCACGTACCAGGTTTACCATGGATGCACGGATCTTATTCGTTTTGGGTTAACCAAAATGGATGCACATTTTAGTTAACCCAAAACAAATACTTCATccatttcaaattactcgtcgcagaaatggatgtatctagaactaaaatacatctagatacatccatacctgcgacaagtaattcggaacggaggagtAAGATATACTGTATTAAAAACCTAAGCGTGTATGAGAGCATGTTCAATTATACTGTATTGAAAAGGGCCTAGATCATTTTGATTTGAGCTCATCTGGCTTAAGAGAGATGATTTCTTTGCCAAAGGGTTTATGGTTGGTCTGGGAAAGCCAGGGATTGCCTAGCTGTTGTCCAGATCAAGCTAAAAAGATAAGCAGATATATAATAGGatggggtgtgggggggggggggggggggggaggcggagATAAGCAGACATGTTttgaagaagaacaaggcggcttCACTGATGAAGGATTTGTAGGAGATACAACCTTTAAACAATGAACAAATGGCCAGAATTAGCTTTATCCAGAGTGCTTTGTGTCAAGCtttggaagaagaagaggatggatATTGGCACAAGAGATTCAGTGAGAAGTAGATGTTGAAAGGTGATAATTATATAGTTCCTCTCACTAGATTGTTAATGGTGGGAAAAAAAGGAAAACTACATGTTCTCTTTGAAGGAGGGTGATGGTGTCATCCAGGGGACTACTGATCTATTGCAACACGCCACAACTTATTATAAAACACTATTTAGTCCTGCAAAAGGTTTTTAATGCAAGCCGGGGAGTGATGTGTGGTGCGACGTGGAAAAACTTTCTGAGAATGATATGAGAGACCTCTGTATACCTTTTAAGGAGGAGGAAATATAATATGGCATTGATAGCATGTAGAAAAAAAGGCAGTTGGTCTTGATGGATTTACTATAGTTCTATCGAGCATGTTTGCCTTTTATCAAGAAGGATGTTATGGCTTGCTTTTTTGAATTCGACGAAGGGAAGCTGGACTTCAGTAGAATTTTTTTTGGTGTGATAACGCTGATGTCTTAGGGGGACGATGCTGATACTATCCACCAATTTAGACCCATATTTCTACTGCTTGTTTCTTTTTAATCTTTCCAAAAGCTATGATTATGAGGGTCTCTCCTTATATGAATAAGCTGACATCTCCTTGTCAAAATGCCTTCATAAAAGGGGTAAACACCATCGATGGTGTGATGTATTTGCATAAAATTTTGCATGAGTCTAGGAGGAAGAAACAACAGGAGGTTGTATTAAAATTgaattttgagaaggcatatgataaagtgAACCCGCGGTTCCTATTTCATAGCTTGGAGTACGGAGAATTTAATGAAGCCTCGATGAAATGGTTTTAAGCAGTCGTGATGGGTAGGACCCTGAAATTGAATGTTAAGATCAACGATACACTCGGAAGGAATTTCTGGAGTTTAAAGGGTGTGAGGCAAGGTGATACAGTTTCACATTTTCTGTTCAATATAGCTACTTGTTGAACAAAAGCGACCGAGGGTTACCGTATGCGCGCGCGCATGTACTAGGTTTACGATGGATGCACAAACCTTTTTTTGTTTGTGGGTTAACCAAATGTGGCGAATGATGTGATAATCAAGTAATGCCTACCCTTATGCACTGTTCATAACTTAACCAGATTTTTATTTACCATAACCCATTAACTCTAGATGTTATGAAACATATGGAACCTAAGCCAAAGTCCTTTGGATTTGAACTCAACTGGCTGAAGGGAGATGATTTCCTTGGCAAAGTATTTAAAAATCTACTCTAAACCTGTGAAGGCAAGGGATTGCTTCGGTGTTCCAGTTTAAGCTTAAAACTAAGCAGATATCTCATAggatggggtgggggtggggattTACGAGGACATGTTTTGAAGAACAAGGCTGAATTTACTAAGGAACTGCAGGATTTGAAGGAGATACAACCTTTAAACaatcatccaaaacttgaaaacttcattcacataaaacttaacagaactcgtgagataagttcgTATAATAAAAATAAATCATCTACTCATGCATTGTCAAGGCAAGATTCGTAATTATTCCCAAATGATGTCTAATGTATCCTACCATTTCTAAAATTTATATCCcccaatataagccatggaaactttaaaacaagcaaacaaggaaaaagaaaacagaatccgtcaaaaaacAGAACAATACGTAAAGATCTAATTAATTAGCATACTTTCGTAACTCCGAAAAAATCTGAAAAGTAGGAAAATGCAGACAATTAACAAATCAGTAATGCGAAAAAAAAATCAGCAATTGATCACACTTCAGTATAGAATGAAAATTCAAACACTGGAAGCAAAAGTTCCTGTTTTTGCACAGAACCTAATAAACAAGCATTTGCAACATCCGAAATGTCTAACTTgacacaaaaataaaagaaaagatacAAAACAATTACTATGGTAGCAATAATCATGTTGACACacactttttttaaataagatAAATATTagattgcctcccaacaaacgctattgtttaatgccctctagctaggcataatgcaatcTATCAAGTTTTATCTTCTTTTAGAGATGGATCATatgtggctctcatgatagattcataagtaggtttgattttctttctaggaaaatgTTTCATACCTTTCTTTAGAAATTAAAGGGTCTCCCAAGTATAATAGGAAATGTGGGATTACATTCAATATCCAGAATaataaaatctacgagcacattATTTCTAATAGAAATtataagaacatcatttattctaCCCATAGAATTTTTAACCGtgaaatccgcaaggtgcaaatttaaagaacattcatTCATATTATCAAAACCTAGAACATCATATAATGCTTTGGGCATAGTTGATACGCTAGCTCCTAAGTCACATAAAGCATTGCATTCAAAATTATTAATTTTAActttaatagtgggttcccactcatcatgcaagtttctagggatagaaacctcAAGCTCAAGTTTTGCCTCATTAGCTTTAATAAGGGCTTCTATGGTATGTTTAATAAAAGCCTTGTTCTGATCATAAGCGTTGGGTGAATTAATCATCTTTAGCATCAAGATTATCACCCTCCTAACAATatggacaccttctaactaaagttgactcttctctagcCCCATCATTATCAACTTTAATGTTTCTAAATAATGATTCGATAGTAGATACACCAATAGTATTAATATACTCATCATTATTAGCAAGATAACGCAATTCAGCCTCTATTCCTCTCGTTCTCGTCTAGCTCTAAGCATATCAATCATTCTTCTATTATAATCAATGGAGACTTTACTAGCTTTCAATGATTCATGCATTTCATCCTTATTTggtggaaaaaatttaattttaaGTATAACCACATCACATACAAGTCTATCCATATTTCTAGACATAGCATCAAAGTTACTCAATTTCTCTTCTACCATGGTATTGAAAGCCTTTTgagaattaataaaatctttaatagTTTTCTCAAGCTCCGTgggtatcctattattattattattactattattattattattattattagaattACCATTGgaattgtcataattatttgagggaTTATTGGGATACGGTCTAGGATTATTATTAAAGTTAtctctataagcattattattaAAATTGCTCCTTGAAATAAAATTCTCATAAATATTATCCTTATTTTGCTCAATAAAAGTAGATAAAGGCACATAATTTGGATCAATAGTAGCACTCTTAGTAGCAAGCATGGACATAATAACATCAACTTTATCATTAAGAGAGGAAATTTCCTCGACAGAATTTACCTTCTTACCACTTGGAGC
Coding sequences within:
- the LOC123079164 gene encoding probable sulfate transporter 3.5 isoform X1, producing the protein MGTASGDDDRHVMHQGGGVNLSARRPFSEALRSGLAETFFPDDPFRGFGALPPKERAWGALKYFVPALEWVPQYGIDKFKFDLLAGITIASLAIPQGISYARLANLPPIIGLYSSFVPPLLYAVFGSSNNLAVGTVAAASLLLASIIEDEVSPEDNPELYLHLFYTAAFFTGIFQTALGVFRLGLIVDFLSRSTITGFMGGTAMIIIMQQLKGLLGMKHFTSKTDLISVVGSIFKYRHEWRWQSAILGVCFILFLFSSKHLKKKMPHLFWVSAIAPFMVVVIGGVFDFLVHGDEHGIPIVGDLKKGINPISISQLRFNGKHVGVVVKAGLLSGILALAEGIAVGRSLAMIKNEQIDGNKEMIAFGMMNIVGSFTSCYLTTGPFSKSAVNFDAGCKTPMSNVVMSVCILLVLLFLAPLFKYTPLVALSSIIVVAMIGLIKVKEFIRLYRVDKFDFCICMVAFVGVVFFTMVIGLSASVGLSVLRALLYVARPATVKLGNITGTEVFRDVKQYPHAKSVPNILVLQLGSPIYFVNAGYLRERILRWVEDEEHICKGHGQDLQCLVLDLGGVTSIDNTGIGMLGEVHKGLDRKGIMIALANPRLQVTEKLVVSGYIKDTIGEESVFLTITDAIASCRYGLRRFRGKEGCSEV
- the LOC123079164 gene encoding probable sulfate transporter 3.5 isoform X2, which translates into the protein MGTASGDDDRHVMHQGGGVNLSARRPFSEALRSGLAETFFPDDPFRGFGALPPKERAWGALKYFVPALEWVPQYGIDKFKFDLLAGITIASLAIPQGISYARLANLPPIIGLYSSFVPPLLYAVFGSSNNLAVGTVAAASLLLASIIEDEVSPEDNPELYLHLFYTAAFFTGIFQTALGVFRLGLIVDFLSRSTITGFMGGTAMIIIMQQLKGLLGMKHFTSKTDLISVVGSIFKYRHESAILGVCFILFLFSSKHLKKKMPHLFWVSAIAPFMVVVIGGVFDFLVHGDEHGIPIVGDLKKGINPISISQLRFNGKHVGVVVKAGLLSGILALAEGIAVGRSLAMIKNEQIDGNKEMIAFGMMNIVGSFTSCYLTTGPFSKSAVNFDAGCKTPMSNVVMSVCILLVLLFLAPLFKYTPLVALSSIIVVAMIGLIKVKEFIRLYRVDKFDFCICMVAFVGVVFFTMVIGLSASVGLSVLRALLYVARPATVKLGNITGTEVFRDVKQYPHAKSVPNILVLQLGSPIYFVNAGYLRERILRWVEDEEHICKGHGQDLQCLVLDLGGVTSIDNTGIGMLGEVHKGLDRKGIMIALANPRLQVTEKLVVSGYIKDTIGEESVFLTITDAIASCRYGLRRFRGKEGCSEV
- the LOC123079164 gene encoding probable sulfate transporter 3.5 isoform X3, producing MGTASGDDDRHVMHQGGGVNLSARRPFSEALRSGLAETFFPDDPFRGFGALPPKERAWGALKYFVPALEWVPQYGIDKFKFDLLAGITIASLAIPQGISYARLANLPPIIGLYSSFVPPLLYAVFGSSNNLAVGTVAAASLLLASIIEDEVSPEDNPELYLHLFYTAAFFTGIFQTALGVFRLGLIVDFLSRSTITGFMGGTAMIIIMQQLKGLLGMKHFTSKTDLISVVGSIFKYRHEKKKMPHLFWVSAIAPFMVVVIGGVFDFLVHGDEHGIPIVGDLKKGINPISISQLRFNGKHVGVVVKAGLLSGILALAEGIAVGRSLAMIKNEQIDGNKEMIAFGMMNIVGSFTSCYLTTGPFSKSAVNFDAGCKTPMSNVVMSVCILLVLLFLAPLFKYTPLVALSSIIVVAMIGLIKVKEFIRLYRVDKFDFCICMVAFVGVVFFTMVIGLSASVGLSVLRALLYVARPATVKLGNITGTEVFRDVKQYPHAKSVPNILVLQLGSPIYFVNAGYLRERILRWVEDEEHICKGHGQDLQCLVLDLGGVTSIDNTGIGMLGEVHKGLDRKGIMIALANPRLQVTEKLVVSGYIKDTIGEESVFLTITDAIASCRYGLRRFRGKEGCSEV